In a single window of the Leptolyngbya ohadii IS1 genome:
- a CDS encoding DUF433 domain-containing protein: MSYCNIITIDSDKRGGKPCIRQTQITVYDVLSWLADGMSAAEIIDNVPQLTKTDILACLEFAADRGQCHSACTDEQPLMPTLQKPQPVYSQIPIESQESLQELEQPESKLRPIIQPFVWMEKRIWEPMLSWGENQAFISLLGLLGNLGLLFAALTYIGLEQQRRESQIYLAWQTITNAQGQSGNGGRILALEFLNASPGANWRLHFPWICVSEDRLCSRWESESLDGVDLERAYLAKVQLPGANLLEANLQGAVLWQANLQGARLVEANLQGARLGGANLQGAKLDGANLQGAVYSDEKTPKNICLDITYPPVYPCPTQFPDGFDAQVAGMKLLR; this comes from the coding sequence ATGAGCTATTGCAACATCATTACGATCGATTCCGATAAGCGGGGCGGTAAGCCCTGCATTCGCCAGACGCAAATCACGGTTTACGATGTCTTAAGTTGGCTGGCAGATGGTATGTCTGCCGCTGAGATTATAGATAATGTTCCGCAGTTGACGAAAACCGATATATTAGCTTGCTTAGAATTTGCAGCCGATCGGGGGCAGTGCCATTCAGCTTGCACCGATGAACAGCCATTGATGCCAACTCTCCAAAAACCTCAACCTGTTTATTCTCAGATCCCGATCGAATCTCAGGAGTCCCTGCAAGAGCTAGAGCAGCCAGAGTCAAAGCTTCGCCCAATCATCCAACCTTTTGTCTGGATGGAGAAGCGAATTTGGGAACCCATGCTTTCCTGGGGAGAGAACCAGGCATTTATTAGCTTACTGGGTTTGTTGGGCAACCTGGGTCTTTTGTTTGCTGCACTAACCTACATCGGTTTGGAGCAACAGCGTCGTGAGTCTCAAATTTATCTGGCATGGCAGACGATAACCAACGCTCAGGGGCAAAGCGGCAATGGAGGCCGAATCTTGGCTCTAGAGTTTTTGAATGCTTCACCAGGAGCGAATTGGCGTTTGCATTTTCCCTGGATTTGTGTGTCTGAAGATCGGCTCTGTTCCAGGTGGGAATCTGAAAGTTTAGATGGAGTGGATTTAGAAAGGGCTTATTTAGCAAAGGTTCAATTGCCCGGAGCCAATTTGCTTGAAGCGAATTTGCAAGGAGCTGTTCTTTGGCAAGCGAATCTGCAAGGGGCAAGACTGGTTGAAGCAAATCTACAAGGGGCAAGACTGGGTGGAGCCAATTTGCAAGGGGCAAAACTGGATGGAGCCAATCTGCAAGGGGCTGTGTACTCCGACGAAAAAACACCAAAGAACATCTGCCTAGATATTACCTACCCTCCTGTTTACCCTTGCCCAACTCAGTTTCCTGATGGTTTTGACGCTCAAGTCGCTGGAATGAAATTACTACGCTAG
- a CDS encoding transposase: protein MTDQTTPPSPATDSWSFLDKSRRQRLEKSWAGTFRTHLLEQLPTTALAQLFPNEGGRPRKDYQLVLGVLVLQQLHDLTDAETVEAISFNLNWHYALGVAPYSNPYLCERTLRNYRRVVMEHDLEQILFRELTDKLVRAFKIDSTRQRIDSTAVCSAMRHLSRLGIVVETVSKFVRELGRYYPKLFDQVDREIVRLYVQRTGAGCFGLTKPSEAKTRLPEAAKTLGQLVLQFAATEAEQLHSYQLLKQVFDEQCAWDRAGGEPTLRIKTPDEIPCDSIHNPADPDSSYNKHRGHGYSVQIMETYVEDDAAAGVDENAPAIPDLILHVAVGKLTEHDSTALEPAIADVRERGLCPTQVLGDSHYGSQEQVDQMNHQGIHVIAPAMPPKGYKQGQITLEQFELDASGAIIACPQGHSPDASSVSNTRIEVRFDLKTCKDCPLREQCPAYQRSQAGKRWQYTPQRVATRARRLAEQQPQFRERYRWRAGIEGTMSRLKYHMGLSRLRVRGMSAVRYTVFLRALGLNIQRVSA, encoded by the coding sequence ATGACAGATCAAACAACCCCTCCGTCTCCTGCAACCGATAGCTGGTCATTTCTAGACAAGTCCCGTCGTCAACGGCTAGAGAAGTCGTGGGCAGGGACGTTTCGCACACATCTTCTAGAGCAACTGCCGACCACAGCCCTCGCCCAGTTGTTTCCAAACGAGGGAGGACGACCGCGCAAGGACTATCAATTGGTGCTGGGGGTATTGGTTCTACAGCAGTTGCATGATCTGACTGATGCCGAAACGGTTGAGGCGATCTCATTCAACCTGAACTGGCACTATGCCCTGGGGGTAGCTCCTTACAGTAACCCCTACTTGTGTGAGCGAACTCTGCGAAACTATCGACGAGTTGTGATGGAGCACGATCTAGAGCAGATCTTGTTCCGGGAATTGACGGATAAGCTGGTGCGGGCGTTCAAGATCGACAGCACCCGGCAACGAATCGATTCCACTGCCGTTTGTTCTGCCATGCGGCACTTGAGTCGGCTTGGAATTGTCGTTGAGACGGTGAGCAAGTTTGTCCGAGAGTTAGGACGATACTATCCCAAGCTATTTGACCAGGTAGACCGCGAGATTGTTCGGCTGTACGTGCAGCGGACTGGAGCAGGCTGTTTTGGCTTAACCAAGCCGAGTGAGGCAAAGACGCGATTGCCCGAAGCGGCAAAGACACTGGGACAGTTAGTGCTGCAATTTGCTGCGACCGAGGCAGAGCAACTGCACAGCTATCAGTTGCTCAAGCAAGTCTTTGATGAACAGTGTGCTTGGGATCGTGCTGGGGGCGAACCGACCCTCCGCATCAAAACACCGGATGAGATTCCCTGTGATAGTATTCATAATCCGGCTGACCCAGATTCGAGCTACAACAAGCATCGGGGGCACGGCTATAGTGTGCAGATTATGGAAACGTATGTCGAAGATGATGCCGCAGCGGGAGTTGATGAAAATGCTCCAGCTATCCCCGACTTAATCTTGCATGTTGCAGTCGGCAAACTGACGGAACATGACAGCACGGCTCTAGAACCGGCGATTGCGGATGTGCGCGAACGAGGATTATGCCCAACTCAAGTATTAGGCGACAGTCACTACGGCAGTCAGGAGCAGGTTGATCAGATGAACCATCAGGGCATTCATGTCATCGCGCCTGCCATGCCGCCCAAGGGGTACAAACAAGGACAGATCACGCTGGAACAGTTTGAGTTGGATGCGTCAGGCGCAATTATCGCTTGTCCCCAGGGACATTCACCCGATGCCAGCAGTGTGAGCAATACGAGAATTGAAGTGCGATTTGACCTCAAAACTTGTAAAGACTGTCCTTTACGCGAACAGTGCCCAGCTTATCAGCGTTCACAAGCAGGAAAGCGCTGGCAATATACGCCGCAGCGGGTTGCCACTCGCGCTCGCCGTCTGGCGGAGCAACAGCCGCAATTTAGGGAACGCTATCGGTGGCGGGCTGGGATTGAGGGAACGATGTCTCGCTTAAAATATCATATGGGATTATCTCGACTACGAGTCCGAGGAATGTCAGCGGTGCGTTACACCGTATTCCTCAGAGCGTTAGGATTAAACATTCAACGAGTATCAGCATAG
- a CDS encoding IS256 family transposase, with the protein MSKDNLIAFQAGESSTTFQDALTELVRKGARQIIVEAVEAELSEFLAQYQDLKDEQGRKAVVRNDYLPQRTIVTGVGEVEVQVPKVQDHTRSGIKFNSSLLPPYLKRAASVEEVLPWLYLKGVSTGDFSEALASLLGANAQGLSATTISRLKTKWIEEHQQWQKRSLTGKRYVYLWADGIYFNIRNENDRQCILVIIGVSDTGNKELLGLEAGFRESELSWKPLLLRLQDQGLKAAPELAVGDGALGFWKALAQVFPTTKTQRCWVHKTVNVLNNLPKSQQPQAKSALHEIYLAATKDEANKAFDRFIKTYEAKYPKAVECLTKDREALLAFYNFPAEHWVHLRTTNPIESTFATVRLRTNKTRGCVSQESILSLVFKLVQRAQKRWLKIRGFKRLGEVIEGVKFKDGIRAEQQPSSQPSQDAA; encoded by the coding sequence ATGAGTAAAGACAATCTTATTGCATTTCAAGCGGGAGAATCATCGACAACTTTTCAGGATGCTTTGACCGAACTGGTTCGCAAGGGTGCCAGACAAATTATTGTCGAGGCGGTAGAAGCAGAATTGAGTGAGTTTTTAGCGCAGTATCAAGACCTCAAGGATGAGCAGGGACGCAAAGCGGTGGTTCGGAATGACTATTTGCCTCAACGCACCATTGTGACTGGGGTAGGCGAGGTTGAGGTGCAGGTGCCCAAAGTACAGGATCACACCCGGAGCGGCATCAAGTTCAATTCGTCGTTACTGCCGCCGTACTTGAAACGTGCTGCTAGCGTGGAGGAGGTGTTGCCCTGGCTATACTTGAAAGGGGTGTCAACGGGAGATTTCTCAGAGGCATTGGCATCGTTGTTGGGAGCGAATGCCCAAGGACTGTCAGCCACAACCATTAGCCGCCTCAAAACCAAGTGGATTGAGGAGCATCAACAGTGGCAGAAGCGATCTTTAACGGGAAAGCGGTATGTCTATTTATGGGCGGACGGCATCTACTTCAACATCCGCAACGAAAATGACCGCCAGTGCATCCTGGTGATTATCGGGGTGAGTGACACGGGCAACAAAGAACTGCTGGGCTTGGAGGCAGGTTTCCGGGAGTCCGAGTTGAGTTGGAAACCGTTGCTGCTACGCTTGCAGGATCAGGGGCTGAAAGCCGCCCCCGAACTGGCAGTGGGCGATGGGGCATTAGGCTTTTGGAAGGCACTGGCACAAGTGTTTCCCACGACTAAAACCCAACGCTGTTGGGTGCATAAAACCGTGAATGTGCTCAACAACCTGCCCAAGAGTCAGCAGCCCCAGGCAAAATCCGCCCTACACGAAATCTATCTGGCAGCGACGAAAGATGAGGCAAACAAGGCATTTGACCGCTTCATCAAAACTTACGAAGCTAAATACCCTAAAGCCGTTGAATGTTTAACCAAAGACCGAGAGGCACTGCTAGCGTTCTACAACTTTCCCGCTGAGCATTGGGTGCATCTTCGCACCACCAACCCGATTGAGTCCACCTTTGCCACGGTGCGGTTGAGAACAAACAAGACACGAGGGTGTGTTTCACAGGAGAGCATTCTGTCGTTGGTGTTCAAGTTAGTCCAGAGGGCTCAAAAGCGGTGGCTGAAGATTCGAGGATTTAAGCGATTAGGCGAGGTGATTGAAGGCGTGAAGTTCAAGGATGGCATTCGAGCAGAGCAACAACCCAGTTCACAACCCAGTCAGGACGCTGCTTAA
- a CDS encoding response regulator, with amino-acid sequence MKHRLSRANPPQAMQAQSAQPLASVRVLLVEDEFDVANLLLFILNEAGAEIMWVTQSADAIACLQEFCPDILLCNVRLPDRDGDWLIGEIRRAESGTTQHLPAIAITSYTREVAAEKMLQAGFERFLPKDFDTAQLISTILDLV; translated from the coding sequence ATGAAGCACCGTCTAAGCCGAGCGAATCCTCCTCAAGCGATGCAAGCGCAATCGGCACAGCCTTTAGCGAGTGTACGAGTCTTGCTAGTGGAAGATGAATTTGACGTAGCAAACCTGCTGCTGTTTATTCTCAATGAAGCCGGAGCAGAAATCATGTGGGTGACGCAATCAGCAGACGCGATCGCCTGCCTTCAGGAGTTTTGTCCCGATATTCTTTTGTGTAATGTTAGGCTACCGGATCGGGATGGGGACTGGCTAATTGGGGAAATTCGTCGAGCAGAGTCAGGCACGACACAGCATCTCCCAGCTATTGCAATTACCTCTTACACAAGAGAAGTTGCCGCAGAAAAAATGCTGCAAGCTGGATTTGAGCGGTTTTTGCCCAAAGATTTTGATACAGCCCAACTGATTTCGACCATCCTCGACTTGGTTTGA
- a CDS encoding GGDEF domain-containing response regulator — protein sequence MLEKPTQIGDTPDIHYHATLLIVDDHLDNVRSLALLLSDSGYLVRKATSGEMALETIQIAKPDLVLLDVRMPEMDGYEVCERIKANPNTCDVPIIFLSASNDTDDKIQAFEVGGADYVTKPFQAEEVLARVRHQVTILQQKQQLQQQQQQLALQNYQLRQEIKQREQLEAKLQQANLQLQHMANTDSLTQLANRRCFDAVLQQEWQRLKREQQPLSLILCDIDYFKQYNDLYGHPAGDVCLERVAQAIAGCVNRSADKVARYGGEEFAVILPNTDLAGAVSIVEAIRATLESLQIPHTGSVIAAHITLSLGIACLIPTSNSSCQELLAATDAALYRAKQQGRNTWRVAP from the coding sequence ATGCTTGAAAAGCCAACACAGATCGGTGATACGCCAGACATCCACTACCATGCTACCCTGCTCATTGTAGACGACCACCTCGATAATGTGCGATCGCTAGCTTTGCTGTTGAGTGATTCGGGGTATTTAGTCAGAAAAGCGACGAGTGGCGAAATGGCATTAGAGACCATCCAGATTGCTAAGCCTGACCTAGTACTGTTGGATGTGCGGATGCCCGAAATGGATGGCTATGAGGTCTGTGAACGAATCAAAGCAAACCCAAACACCTGCGACGTTCCCATTATTTTCTTAAGCGCCTCAAATGATACAGACGACAAGATCCAGGCTTTTGAAGTAGGAGGGGCAGATTATGTCACCAAACCCTTTCAAGCTGAAGAAGTATTAGCACGGGTTCGCCATCAAGTTACAATCTTGCAACAAAAACAGCAACTCCAGCAACAACAGCAACAACTTGCCCTGCAAAATTATCAATTGCGTCAAGAGATTAAACAACGTGAACAGTTAGAAGCAAAGCTTCAACAGGCAAATTTACAGTTACAACACATGGCAAACACCGATAGCCTCACTCAGCTTGCCAACCGTCGGTGTTTTGATGCAGTGCTTCAGCAAGAATGGCAACGGCTCAAACGCGAACAGCAACCCCTATCACTAATTCTCTGCGACATTGATTACTTCAAACAATATAACGATCTCTACGGGCACCCAGCAGGCGATGTTTGTTTAGAACGGGTAGCACAGGCAATTGCTGGATGTGTCAATCGTTCTGCCGATAAAGTTGCTCGATATGGAGGAGAAGAGTTTGCCGTCATCTTACCCAACACCGATCTAGCTGGGGCAGTTTCGATCGTTGAGGCAATTCGAGCAACTCTAGAATCCTTACAAATTCCGCATACAGGTTCTGTCATTGCCGCTCACATCACTTTGAGCTTAGGAATTGCTTGCTTAATTCCTACATCCAATTCTTCTTGTCAAGAATTGCTCGCTGCAACAGATGCTGCACTGTATCGCGCAAAACAACAAGGACGCAATACCTGGAGGGTAGCTCCATAG
- a CDS encoding PAS domain S-box protein — protein sequence MLNSLRAIFSVGPFVPHGHCYLWKTGLVGLHITADTLIALAYYSIPIALFYFVRQRQDLPFKWIFLLFGAFIISCGTTHLLEIWTLWYPTYWLSGGIKAITALISVFTAIELIPLVPKLLALPNPAELQRLNVELQLSEARFSGILDIASDAIISIDAHQRITLFNQAAEKVFGYTANEALGQPLDLLLPQRFIAPHHQHISNFKERNGSTRRMGERSEIFARRKDGTEFPAEASISKLEVAGEKIFTAFLRDITDRKQAETKLQEQQQFLRQVIDINPNLIFVKDWEGKFTLVNQAVAEIYGTTIEDLIDKTDADFSLNPSEAEAYVQADRQVMQTLQPLLSIEETVTTSAGTVRCFQSTKQPIVSADGQARYVLGVATDITTLKQTEAALQRKTEELEAFFSSTIDLLCIANTEGYFLRLNPEWEGTLGYSLPELEGRQFLDFVHPEDLEATLTAIAQLSEQQPILSFTNRYRHQDGSYLWLEWRSVPKGNYIYAAARDITKRKQAEAELRLSQERLQLALEASNEGLWDWQIDTGEVYRSCRYLEILGYENEELPETVRSWEESIHPNDRDRVFNDLNAHLQNRSVQFACEYRMQTQSGEWKWIADYGKVVTRNQQGQPLRMIGTHKDVTDRKQMEQALRDSEIRFRTLIEDLQVGVVVHGTQAEILLCNSKALDLLGLTEVQLLGKTSFDPDWNVIHEDGSPFPGQAHPSVQAIMTGRSVRNVIMGVNRPQQNDRVWLLVDAEPRLDENGNVQQVICTFSDISDRQAALRERERAEAELKTQQAFLRQVIDVVPNNIFVKDREGRLLVVNQASATIHGTTTEAMIGKRETDFNPNFSDQQLEEFLSINQQVIQTRQPHVDLSQAIMSSTGETHWYQTVISPLINMDGEVTGIIGATTNVTALKQAEQALQQAKEAAEAANRAKSIFLANMSHELRTPLNVILGFAQVMYRDPTLNSEQRENLQIIRRSGDHLLRLINDVLDLSKIEAGHITLDANSVDFIDLLRSLEQMFRQRAEAKGLHLRLELASTLPQYVTIDVNKLRQVLINLLGNAIKFTQRGEVALQVRTIEPVGDRSSALTQSFISFEVSDTGIGIDPGELETIFSAFVQTQDGKISPDGTGLGLTISHQFVQLMGGDIAVQSTPGQGSTFAFTLPVHLAQSANTSMIASNYQIVGLAPNQPIYRILVVDDQPENRKLLVKLLTQIGLEVREAANGQEAVSQWQHWQPHLIYMDIRMPLLNGYEATQQIRANPDGQTPIIIALTAQASRSDRTLALASGCNDYLSKPFQEEVLFSKMAEHLGLEYLCMVEQTNTSDPMLDAAAMVLHPSDLSGMPSHWIAALRQAAQLCDDSRVENLIEQIPAERTSLIKGLRQLVQTYSFKQIGALTTAGTTNDNA from the coding sequence ATGTTAAATTCTCTCAGAGCTATTTTTAGTGTCGGTCCGTTTGTTCCTCACGGGCACTGCTACCTCTGGAAAACAGGGTTGGTAGGGTTACATATCACGGCTGATACCCTGATTGCCCTTGCTTACTACTCGATCCCGATCGCCCTATTCTATTTCGTTCGCCAGCGTCAAGATCTTCCATTCAAATGGATATTTTTGCTGTTTGGAGCATTCATCATTTCTTGTGGAACCACCCATCTGCTCGAAATCTGGACACTCTGGTATCCAACCTACTGGCTTTCTGGCGGTATAAAGGCGATCACAGCGTTGATTTCGGTGTTCACAGCGATTGAACTGATCCCCCTGGTTCCTAAGCTGCTTGCCCTTCCCAACCCTGCTGAGTTGCAGCGGTTAAATGTAGAATTGCAGCTTTCCGAAGCACGGTTTTCAGGCATTTTAGATATTGCCAGTGATGCCATTATTTCGATCGATGCCCATCAACGCATTACCCTGTTTAACCAGGCAGCCGAAAAAGTATTTGGCTATACGGCAAACGAAGCTTTAGGGCAGCCGCTCGATCTGCTGCTACCTCAGAGATTTATAGCGCCACACCATCAGCACATCAGCAATTTCAAGGAACGAAACGGGAGTACCCGGCGCATGGGAGAGCGCAGTGAAATTTTTGCTCGTCGCAAAGATGGCACCGAGTTTCCAGCCGAGGCTTCAATTTCAAAGCTAGAAGTGGCAGGCGAAAAGATTTTCACTGCATTTCTGCGCGACATCACCGACCGCAAGCAAGCCGAGACGAAGCTGCAAGAACAGCAGCAATTTCTGCGGCAGGTGATTGACATTAACCCAAATCTAATTTTTGTGAAAGATTGGGAGGGCAAATTCACGCTAGTGAATCAAGCAGTTGCCGAAATTTATGGCACCACAATTGAAGATTTGATTGACAAAACGGATGCTGATTTTAGTCTCAACCCATCTGAAGCTGAAGCGTATGTACAAGCAGATCGCCAGGTGATGCAAACGCTACAGCCGTTGCTGAGTATCGAAGAAACCGTCACTACTTCAGCTGGAACGGTTCGCTGTTTTCAATCGACCAAACAACCGATCGTCTCAGCCGATGGACAAGCGCGATATGTGCTGGGTGTTGCAACAGACATCACCACACTGAAACAAACTGAAGCTGCTTTACAGCGAAAAACCGAGGAACTGGAAGCATTCTTCTCCAGCACGATTGACTTATTGTGCATTGCGAACACAGAAGGATACTTTCTCCGGCTTAATCCAGAATGGGAGGGGACGCTCGGCTACAGTTTACCAGAACTGGAGGGGAGGCAATTCCTCGATTTTGTGCATCCAGAAGATTTAGAGGCAACCCTCACAGCCATTGCTCAACTGTCTGAACAGCAGCCCATTCTCAGCTTTACCAATCGCTATCGTCATCAAGATGGCTCCTACCTTTGGCTAGAGTGGCGATCGGTTCCAAAAGGAAATTACATTTATGCAGCTGCCAGAGATATCACTAAGCGTAAACAGGCAGAAGCAGAATTACGACTGAGCCAGGAGCGACTACAGCTTGCCTTGGAAGCATCCAATGAGGGGTTGTGGGATTGGCAAATAGACACGGGAGAAGTCTATAGAAGCTGCCGCTACCTAGAAATTTTGGGCTATGAGAATGAGGAATTACCGGAGACGGTTAGATCGTGGGAAGAGTCAATCCACCCGAACGATCGCGATCGGGTATTCAATGATCTCAATGCCCATTTACAGAATCGATCTGTACAGTTTGCCTGTGAATATCGAATGCAAACTCAATCAGGCGAGTGGAAGTGGATTGCAGACTACGGCAAAGTAGTCACACGGAATCAACAAGGGCAGCCATTACGGATGATTGGTACGCACAAAGATGTTACCGATCGCAAGCAGATGGAACAAGCTTTGCGAGATAGTGAAATCCGTTTTCGGACGTTAATCGAAGACTTACAGGTAGGGGTTGTGGTGCATGGCACTCAGGCTGAGATCCTGCTGTGCAATTCTAAAGCGTTAGATCTGCTGGGTCTCACAGAAGTACAACTGCTGGGTAAAACCTCGTTTGATCCAGACTGGAATGTTATTCACGAAGATGGTTCTCCATTTCCTGGGCAAGCCCACCCTTCCGTACAAGCAATCATGACAGGTCGCTCTGTTCGCAATGTGATTATGGGTGTTAATCGTCCTCAGCAAAACGATCGCGTCTGGCTATTGGTCGATGCAGAACCCCGGCTTGATGAAAACGGCAATGTCCAGCAGGTCATTTGCACCTTTAGTGATATCAGCGATCGCCAGGCTGCCCTGCGGGAACGAGAACGAGCCGAAGCAGAACTGAAAACTCAGCAAGCGTTCCTGCGGCAGGTCATTGATGTCGTTCCTAATAACATTTTTGTGAAAGACCGAGAAGGACGGCTCCTTGTTGTGAATCAAGCCAGCGCAACCATTCATGGAACAACCACTGAAGCCATGATTGGCAAGCGAGAAACCGATTTTAATCCTAACTTTTCAGATCAACAACTCGAAGAATTCCTGTCTATTAACCAACAGGTGATACAAACCCGACAACCTCATGTTGATCTTTCACAAGCCATTATGAGTAGTACGGGTGAAACTCACTGGTATCAAACCGTGATTAGCCCGTTAATTAACATGGATGGGGAAGTCACAGGAATTATTGGAGCCACAACCAATGTTACAGCCCTGAAACAGGCAGAACAGGCGTTACAGCAGGCAAAGGAAGCCGCAGAAGCTGCCAACCGAGCCAAAAGCATCTTCTTAGCAAACATGAGTCATGAATTGCGGACTCCGCTCAATGTGATTTTGGGCTTTGCTCAAGTCATGTATCGAGATCCAACTTTGAACTCGGAGCAACGAGAGAATCTCCAAATTATTCGTCGGAGTGGAGATCATCTGTTGCGTTTGATTAACGATGTTTTAGATTTGTCCAAAATTGAAGCCGGACATATCACTCTGGATGCAAACAGTGTTGATTTCATTGATTTGTTGCGATCGCTAGAACAGATGTTTCGCCAACGTGCAGAAGCCAAAGGCTTGCACCTCCGTCTGGAACTCGCCTCAACCCTACCCCAATATGTAACGATCGATGTCAACAAGCTGCGGCAGGTTTTGATCAACTTACTGGGTAATGCAATTAAGTTCACCCAACGAGGAGAAGTCGCCTTGCAAGTACGAACCATAGAGCCTGTTGGCGATCGATCCTCAGCTTTGACTCAATCCTTCATCTCCTTTGAGGTGAGCGACACTGGCATAGGCATCGATCCGGGTGAGCTAGAAACGATTTTCAGTGCTTTTGTGCAAACTCAAGATGGCAAAATTTCACCCGATGGCACTGGCTTAGGGCTAACCATCAGCCATCAATTTGTACAACTGATGGGCGGAGATATTGCTGTTCAAAGCACACCGGGTCAGGGTAGCACCTTTGCTTTCACACTTCCAGTTCACTTAGCGCAATCGGCTAATACTTCAATGATTGCCTCGAACTACCAGATAGTTGGATTAGCTCCTAACCAACCGATCTATCGCATCCTGGTCGTAGATGACCAACCAGAAAACCGCAAGTTGTTGGTGAAATTATTAACTCAAATTGGGCTAGAAGTCCGAGAAGCCGCAAATGGGCAGGAAGCCGTCAGCCAATGGCAACACTGGCAACCGCATCTCATCTACATGGATATACGAATGCCGCTGCTAAATGGTTATGAAGCAACTCAGCAAATTCGTGCTAATCCTGATGGACAAACTCCTATCATTATTGCCCTGACAGCTCAGGCTTCTAGAAGCGATCGCACGCTAGCCCTTGCATCAGGCTGTAATGATTATCTAAGTAAGCCTTTTCAAGAGGAGGTGCTGTTTAGCAAAATGGCAGAACATTTAGGATTAGAGTACCTTTGCATGGTGGAGCAAACCAACACATCCGACCCAATGTTAGATGCTGCTGCAATGGTGCTGCACCCTTCTGATCTGTCAGGTATGCCATCTCATTGGATTGCCGCTCTCCGTCAAGCCGCCCAGCTTTGTGACGATAGCCGTGTGGAAAACTTGATTGAGCAAATTCCGGCTGAACGAACCTCTTTGATTAAGGGATTACGGCAACTGGTACAGACCTACAGCTTTAAGCAAATTGGTGCTTTAACGACAGCAGGGACTACGAATGATAATGCTTGA
- a CDS encoding IS5 family transposase, protein MEPQYRIRNWSEYNAGLKQRGSLTFWLEESVLEQWVIEELSGKPGASVFYSDLAIQTMATVKAVYRLAGRQCQGFLESIFQLMGIDLPVPDHSTLSRRLGHLSIELPVLPKEGARHVVVDSTGVKVYGEGEWKTRQHGVSKRRTWRKLHLGVDEATGEILAAVATTNDFHDGEVLNDVLEAIDEPIEQVSTDGAYDHRHCYDEIAAQGAKAVIPPRQDAVIWQHGNCKGNPHPRDENLRHIRKHGRKRWKQDSGYHRRSIAETTMFRLKTILGGNLSARKFDNQAVELFIKCAALNRMIQIAKPNSYKVEA, encoded by the coding sequence ATGGAACCTCAATACCGCATCCGCAACTGGTCTGAGTATAACGCTGGACTCAAGCAGAGGGGAAGCCTCACCTTCTGGCTTGAAGAATCTGTCCTAGAGCAGTGGGTCATCGAAGAGTTGAGTGGCAAACCAGGCGCGTCTGTCTTCTACAGTGACCTTGCCATTCAAACAATGGCGACCGTTAAAGCCGTCTATCGTCTTGCTGGACGGCAGTGCCAAGGCTTTCTCGAATCGATTTTCCAGTTGATGGGAATCGACCTACCGGTGCCAGACCACAGCACCCTGTCTCGGCGACTGGGTCACTTATCCATTGAATTACCCGTTTTGCCGAAAGAAGGCGCTCGCCATGTCGTGGTGGATTCAACGGGGGTGAAAGTGTATGGGGAAGGGGAATGGAAAACCCGTCAACACGGAGTGAGCAAGCGACGCACTTGGCGCAAGCTGCATCTAGGCGTGGATGAAGCAACCGGTGAAATCTTGGCAGCAGTGGCGACCACCAATGATTTCCATGATGGAGAAGTGCTCAACGATGTACTGGAAGCCATTGATGAGCCGATAGAACAAGTCTCAACTGATGGGGCATATGACCATCGTCATTGCTATGACGAGATTGCCGCCCAAGGAGCCAAAGCGGTGATTCCGCCGCGCCAGGATGCGGTGATTTGGCAGCATGGCAATTGCAAGGGCAATCCGCATCCGCGTGACGAGAACCTGCGCCATATCCGCAAGCATGGACGCAAGCGTTGGAAACAGGATTCGGGCTATCATCGTCGCTCAATTGCAGAAACCACAATGTTTCGGCTGAAGACCATTTTGGGTGGTAATCTGAGTGCGCGTAAATTTGACAACCAGGCGGTGGAACTGTTCATCAAATGTGCTGCACTGAACCGTATGATCCAGATCGCCAAGCCCAATAGCTACAAAGTTGAAGCTTAA
- a CDS encoding response regulator, whose translation MRENVGSCSTSRVLRVLVVDDDEDSCGFLTIALEAYGIETHIASSARQALKFLVKLQPDVLISDLAMPNEDGYWLIHQVRQIEAQRRDPTPAIAVTALSEKPQEALSRGFHCLLQKPVDVDDLVNEILNLVEQSKLAR comes from the coding sequence ATGAGGGAGAACGTCGGCAGTTGCTCTACTTCCAGGGTGTTGCGGGTTCTCGTCGTAGATGATGATGAGGACTCTTGTGGCTTCCTGACAATTGCACTGGAAGCTTACGGCATTGAAACTCATATTGCATCGTCTGCCCGTCAAGCTCTAAAATTCCTAGTTAAATTACAACCAGATGTTCTCATCAGTGATTTGGCGATGCCTAATGAGGACGGCTACTGGCTGATTCATCAAGTGCGGCAAATTGAAGCCCAGCGGCGCGATCCTACTCCTGCGATTGCGGTTACGGCTTTGAGCGAGAAGCCGCAGGAAGCCCTGTCTCGTGGCTTTCACTGTTTGTTGCAAAAGCCTGTGGATGTAGACGATCTGGTAAACGAAATTCTAAATTTAGTTGAGCAAAGCAAGCTTGCTAGGTAG